Within the Anguilla anguilla isolate fAngAng1 chromosome 19, fAngAng1.pri, whole genome shotgun sequence genome, the region CGGCCTGTACCTGCAGTCCCACAACACCGCCAGCTGGTACGGCAGCCTGCTGGCCCTCTACCAGCTGGTCAAGACCTACGAGTGAGTGCCCTGGGACCCATTGCTAAGGGAGCTGTTGTCATCGCTGGTCCAAAACAGTCACCAGAGGAATGCTGTGTTGTGTCCACTTGCTAGCCTGTTTAAACACGCTTTCCCCTTCAgtctatttaaaatgaacattattaGATGCCGTTGAGGGTTATTAGGACTTAAGCATCTGAAATAAGGAGTTTTTGTTATTGGAGTTTGTGCATATTGGCAGTGAAAGGACTGCAGCGTGCGTTAGAGCTGAATGCCCTCAGTGCTGATGCAGGCTGGTGTCCGGGGCCCTCCTCTGGTTCCAGGTATAAGAAGGTGGAGGAGCGGGATCCGCTCATGGCCGCCATGCAGGTCTTCCTGCCCCGGATCCAGCAGCAGGTCACCCAGCTGCTGCCCGACGCCACCGTCTTCTCCGTGCTCGTCCAGAAGCAGATCCTCAAGATCTTCCACGCGCTCGTGCAGGTGAGGCACCCGCGGAGGCGATTGGCCCAGACCGAGAGAGGGGTGTGGCCAAATGGCAGTGGAATGGCTGGGTGGGataccacttcctgtctggccAGTGATGGCCTTGTGTTTCAGGGCTCTATgcaaaaaaagtggaaaaatttaGCAGCATATTGATGTGTCCCAATTAGTAGACGTGCcccaaaattattttccagttcGTGCACATCAgttttgctgtgttgtgtggtggGAGTAGCCTGTGCtcgctggtcatgtgactcctctctctctgcagtactCGCTGCCTCTGCAGCTGATCAACAACACAGTCCTGACGCAGTGGATGGAGATCCTGAGGGCTGTCGTGGATCGGGACGTCCCCCCTGTAAGAGCAATGGGCCTGTGTGGTGCCTCGGTGGCTGGTCTTTGAGCCAGTGTACCAAAGTCCTTCCCCACAGAACTCCATTACCCAGAATTCTCCTCCATCACATGCTCATTATGCTCAGTTTACCCACAGGTCATAGAGTGTGATCATATTATCAGAACTGGAATGTAACTTTTGAGTCAGCTGGGAATGGATGGGCAAGCTTGAAGGACGTTTGGCTCTGTGTTTTGGTTGCTAGGAGACAATGGAGGTGGACGAGGATGACCGCCCGGAGCTGGTGTGGTGGAAGTGTAAGAAGTGGGCTCTGCACATCCTCACCAGGCTGTTTGAGAGGTGAGAGGgtctgtggaagggggggggggggtactgtatGATGATGTGTGCACCTGTGATATATAGCAGAAGAAAGCTTGCAGGCAACCCCTGTTCTGGAAAAATCCCCCCAAATCAATGCTTTATTTTGCATCAACAGGAAAGTGAAACCCACTCGATGTAGTAGCGAGTCACAGGGTTAACCATAGAAGTCCAACAATGTCAGATTCCAGTTTGGTTTGGTTTCCCTGTAAAGagtgcagggggcggggcagcacAGAGCCGCCTCCCCTTCTCTGCTGTCCTGACGCTTACGCTCCTCACAGGTACGGAAGCCCCGGCAACGTCACCAAGGAGTACTCGGAGTTTGCGGACTTCTTCCTGAAGACCTACGCTGTGGGGATCCAGCAGGTACCTACAGTtgggctgttctgtgtgtgtgcatgtgtgcgtgtgtgtgcgcgtacgtgtgtaTTAACTGTTGTACTTGCGTAAATAATATTGTCTGTTTTAGTGGAGCACTGGTTTTCTGTTAAGAGTGGCAAAAATAGTTCTACATTTACCATTATGCCTGAACATTAGGGTGGTGCATTGGAATAGAATAATCATATTTGAGCTCTTCAAACTTAGTATGCATGTTAACATCCTTTGGGCAGTAAATGGCTGTCTCACTAACAGTCTGATGTGCTTCTTTTCTGAGCCCCTTGCAGAGCTGTGGTTGTGTAACATGCCTGTAGGTTACTCTGTCCTACCACAAGGAGGCAGCATAGCACTgcaaatgattaatttaatttgggaAAATGTTTCTGGAATGATCTTGATCATGTGTCCTTAATTGGTGGCTTGTCCCTAATTGGTGCACAGGTGGATCCAGTAATTGGATCAGTAATTGCTTGCACCTTGAATGTGTTTCTAACTTGCTGTGTCCACTGTGgtcagtgctttttaaaaatgtatctgtatttctttatttccataaaGCTGTAATTAGTGTTGTTAtctgtgtttctgcattttaattaattgcatttttatttttctgtgaaaccACAAGGCCATTCCTGTGATGACCACCAGCAGTATTTGTGGAATTTCCTTCCTGTACCGTTGTGAGAACTTTTTGTGTTTGCTGGACTCTCCCACTTCTTTCTGTGGCTCTCAGGTTCTGCTGAAGGTGATTCACCAGCACAGGCAGAAGCAGTACGTCACCCCCCACATCCTGCAGGAGGCGCTCAACTACCTGAACCAGGGCGTGTCCCACTCCCTGACCTGGAAGCAGATGAAGCCGCACATGCAGGTGGGAGATCCAGCAGGGCTTCCGCTGTCCAGCCAGCGTGTAACACAAGCCGCTCTTGAGTTCACATGTCACACAGTATTGTTTATAAGTACTGCTGTTGCAAATGTAGGTCACATAATCTTTTTGTATTCTCGTGCACATGCTCAATTTCATTGGGAATGATTGTTGTAAGAGGTTAAATAGACTTATCAGTAGTTTGAATCCACACCAGAAAATGTGTTACTGGAAAACGTGTGATGTTCATATCAGAGGTAGTGTTTGTATAGTGTTCATATGTTGTGCGTAACATGCAGGTCATAGATGTTGTGTTGTTCAGTGTAAAGCGCGTAAGCtggaggtagtgaggggtgatATTCATGAGTAAGACATGGGGGGAATGGCCTTCTGTTACAGACCAGCTGGAGGCTGATCCCATGTGCTCTGTGTAGTCGGCGTCTGTCCGAGCCGCGTCCCTGATGCCcgctcccccttccctctcttcccccgcATTAGACCATGAGCCAGGACGTGATCTTCCCCCTCATGTGCTACAAGGACGAGGACGAGAAGATGTGGCAGGAGGATCCCTACGAGTACATCCGCATGAAGTTCAGTGAGTAGActgggtgggtggggcgggACAGGACTCCACACTGCCAGCCATACAGTCCCTGTGCTGTGGGAGTGAGGCCTAGCTCGGCGTAGCAGTTAATGAACGGCTTTGTTCACATTCTGGTGTTGTGTTAATGGAAGATTGTGCCTGGGCATGgcctgccctctagtggtgtgTCTGAAATTATAGCACATTGTGGGTTAGATGTTGAGCAGAGCTCCGCCCCTTCGGTCTGATTGACAGCAGCGCAGTGATGTAGTCGGTGTCTGTTTTCTGCAGACGTGTATGACGACCACGCCCTCCCCACCACGGCTGCTCAGAGTCTGCTGTGCAAAGcggccaggaagaggaaggaggtgAGAGAACCGGACAGAACCGGATCATTTCGAGCCTCGCCTGTCAGAGCGGCACACCTGACGTCAtactctcgccccccccccccccccccctgtaggTTCTGCCCAAGATGATGGATTTCTGCCATCAGATCCTGATGGATCCCAACTCCGATCCCCGCAGGAAAGATGGAGCACTGCATGTGATTGGCTCGCTGGCAGACCTCTTACTCAAGGTAACGACCCGTCTGTAGGGTAGTGAACACTGCCTGGGAGGTTAAGAGTAATTGGAGGGTCAGTTATGGAAAAACGTGGATACTGTGGCTGTCTGGTAGAAGTTAATAATGCATGATGTGTTCAATCAAAAAGCATCAGTAGTCCGAATGCAGAAATTGTACCATGTGCACCATTACCTGACAGAAGCGGCCCCACCTCCagacaaaattttatttattatactgCTTTAGtgttcatttgtcattttgccaCAGTACAAACATTGATGCATGCCACTTAAATTAGATTTCTAACAAAATATGGTGAGCCACAAAGCAAACTGATTGTCTTAGCGTGGGTATGAAATGCACACAGAGCAGGTTTCTTGTTTTCAGTGACTCTGCTTTGTCCCGATTCCCACAGAAGCAGGGCTACAAGGAGCAGATGGAGCTGATGTTGCAGAACTACGTGTTTCCGCTCCTCAACTCCAGCCTGGGCTATCTGCGCGCCAGGGTGAGCCAGCTGCAAAGGATCGTGGGAACTGAGGTTCACAGACctgtattgtgatgtcatcattggGCCAGCTGAGAAACTGAATATGATGTCTGTTATCTGCCTTTTCTTCTGTTCGCTTTTTcgttttctccctctctatctccctttctctctgctctaGTCCTGCTGGGTTCTTCACTCCTTCAGCTCCCTCCAGTTCCATAACGAGCTGGTGTTGCGCAATGCCGTGGAGCTGGTCAGGCAGGACCTCATCAACGACAAGGAGATGCCCGTCAAAGTGGAGGCGGCCATCGCCCTGCAGACGCTCATTAGCAACCAGGAGCAAGGTCAGTGCCCCCCAGAGCTCCTCCCCCGCTGAGctcagccacgcccacagacaAAAGCTGTTTAAATGAGTGGCTGGGATACAGATgtcatctgtgtctgtgtgacgtCTCTACTCCAGCCAAGGTGTACATCCGGCCCTACATCCGTCCTGTGATGCAAGAGCTGCTCCATGTCGTCAAGGAGACGGAGAACGATGACCTCACCAACGTCATCCAGAAGATGATTTGCGAGTACAGCGAGGAGGTGGCCGTTATCGCCATAGAAACGACACAGAACCTGGTACGACCCCAGCCCTGCTCTCAGACTCACATAATATCCCTGAGTGAAGTAGCCACCCCTTCTCCTCCGTTCTGTGAATGCTTGGAATGACTCCATTACTGTCTGGGCCCGAGCCTGTGATTTCACAGTCTACTGGTAATGATCAGGACTGCGCTGGCCCCTCCTCAGGCAGGCCCGTCCACTCACTCCTTTCCCTTAAGAACATGGCTGAGGCAGGTTTGATTTTGCCTTAAAGGTACAGATATTTTCCTTATTCCATAGCCGGAAATTCATGGGCATGGAAGAGCAAGCATCTTTCAGAACTTCCAGCTACCGAATCTAGCTTCCCTTTTCTGTTCTCTCGCCGACAGGGAGCAGTTGGAAAAATAATCAGATGCGTTTTGCTGgttgctattttttttccctgtgtcaCTTTGTTGGTGCAGTGTAACCAGCCAGTGTGCACAGTGTATGAGGAACTCTGTCAGCCTGTGGGCCCAGtgtaacaggaagtgtgtttaTTGGGTATCTCCCTTCAGGCTGAGATCTTCACTAAGGTTCTGCAGAGTGAGGAGTATGAGGACAGTGAGGATAAGACGGTGATGGCTCTGGGCATCCTGAGCACCATCGACACCATCCTCACCGTCATGGAGGACCACAAGGAGGTGTGCAGCACCCAGTCCACCCttcacctcacacactcacccactcaatcactcactcactcaccacaTGCCTCTGCACTCCCCCtctatgtgtacgtgtgtgtgtgtgtgtgtgtttggaggagaTGTGAGTCTCAGTGTGGATTCTCTCTGTTCTGCAGATCACTCAGCAGCTGGAGGGAATCTGTCTGCAGGTGATCGGCCTGGTTCTGCAAAAACCCATCATAGGTATAGGACctgcgtttgtttgtgtgtgtgtgtgtgtgtgtctgtgtgtgtgctcttgtgtgtgtgagtgttaacAGGCAACAGGTGCTAGCTAGCGCTGCGAGTAGAGAGACGAGCTCAGTCAGCGTTGGGACGGTAAAAGCAGAGCACAGCTCCGTTCCCCTCTCAGGTTTAATGGCCCTGTGTCACAGAGTCTCACGCTCCACAGCCCACTCGGGTCTGCATGAGGTGGCCTGGTGTTCCCATGCTGCCCTGCTGGCGTGAAGCAGtctcactgccccccctccccgaaaaAAAATCAGGcttatcccccctcccccccttaggAAGTGTGTCCTGTCCGGTGTTTATCATGCTTGATGCTGTGTTTAATGAGCAGCCTTTACCACTGGCCTTAATAGGGCAAGGAGAATTCAGAACGTCCCCTCAGATCTGTTTTATGCCCTCTTTTAATATGCTTCTAGTAGACCGCAGGCTCGGCCAATGCCAAGGCATATCCCCTCCGCAGACCGTCCGTCTTCCAAAGTAGAGTAATAGCGGCAGAGACAGCTCATTGCCTGTTTTAATGTGCGTATGTATAAACATCAGAACAGGCAATGAGCTGTGCCTCTGCGTTATTGTAGATATTTCattctgtgtgcgtgtaacGGATGGCGTCAGAAGACCCGAGCGAATTATTTTGCGGAGCGCGTCTTTCTTCCCCCAGATAAGGAGTACGCGCGCTGGTCAATGTCATCTTGAATCCCCGCTCTCTTGAAGTTATCTGCTAATGGAGGAATTCCGAGTGTAATTTGCATGCTGGTGCGAACGTCCCTAATGAGTTTTAGCGCCTTCCTGCAGGTAATAAGCTGTGAGCTCTCACAGGCTATTtagacgcccccccccacccccccccccacctccccactgcTAACGCTCTTATAAACGGAAGGCCCCGTCATCGCCGGTCCACAGTGTGCCTCAGAGTGTTAAGGCGTAATGGGTTTTATTCCTGGGTGGAGAGAGTGTGATAAGAATATTGCTGCTCCGGGGCGGATGGGCGGCTCATAAGCCTGTGAGCCGCTGTTCTAGCGCGCGGATGGGCCCTGTGCTCCAGGGCTGAGCCCCATCTGTGCCAGTGCACTGACCGCGGTAATTGGCGGTAGCCTTGCCCCGGGGTCAGAGAGGGTTCAGTCGGGCCGGGATCCACGTCTCATGGCTCTCTGGCGACTCCCGCTGGTCGGTTAGACGTGTCTTCCTCCGGCTGAGCTCGGCTTTAAATGCAGGTTTGTAGAATTAGTTTTGTCGTTCGCTGAGAGCTGAAAGTCTCGGA harbors:
- the ipo8 gene encoding importin-8 isoform X1, whose translation is MDPNRIIQALKGTIDPSLRIAAENELNQSYKIINFAPTLLQIIVSDQVEFPVRQAAAIYLKNMVSQYWQDREPSLGGAVFPFNIHENDRQQIRDNIVEGIIQSPESVRAQLTVCLRAIIKHDFPGRWTAIVDKIGLYLQSHNTASWYGSLLALYQLVKTYEYKKVEERDPLMAAMQVFLPRIQQQVTQLLPDATVFSVLVQKQILKIFHALVQYSLPLQLINNTVLTQWMEILRAVVDRDVPPETMEVDEDDRPELVWWKCKKWALHILTRLFERYGSPGNVTKEYSEFADFFLKTYAVGIQQVLLKVIHQHRQKQYVTPHILQEALNYLNQGVSHSLTWKQMKPHMQTMSQDVIFPLMCYKDEDEKMWQEDPYEYIRMKFNVYDDHALPTTAAQSLLCKAARKRKEVLPKMMDFCHQILMDPNSDPRRKDGALHVIGSLADLLLKKQGYKEQMELMLQNYVFPLLNSSLGYLRARSCWVLHSFSSLQFHNELVLRNAVELVRQDLINDKEMPVKVEAAIALQTLISNQEQAKVYIRPYIRPVMQELLHVVKETENDDLTNVIQKMICEYSEEVAVIAIETTQNLAEIFTKVLQSEEYEDSEDKTVMALGILSTIDTILTVMEDHKEITQQLEGICLQVIGLVLQKPIIEFYEEILSLAFGLTCQTISPQMWQLLGVLYDVFQHDCLDYFTDMMPLLHNYVTVDTDMLLSNPKHLEVIYTMCKKVLTSDAGEDAECHAAKLLEVIILQCRGRGIDQCVPLFVEAVLERLTRAVKSSELRTMCLQVAIAALYYSPALLLHTLESIRFPHSPEPITAQFVNQWMNDTEFFLGLHDRKMCIIGLSVLMELPSRPAAVEGVAAQIVPSVLLLFLGLKQVYASRVTNKPDTLTRRPVSKEEEDEEIPSEEDEVKENRHAMQETPSTPSGQGDEDEDDDDDDDDDYWDEEGLEGTPLEEYSTPLDYDNGEDEYQFFTAALLRVQSSDAGWYQSLTAPLSEEQKKQLQEIYSLAQQRRSTGVKGQ
- the ipo8 gene encoding importin-8 isoform X2 — translated: MAAMQVFLPRIQQQVTQLLPDATVFSVLVQKQILKIFHALVQYSLPLQLINNTVLTQWMEILRAVVDRDVPPETMEVDEDDRPELVWWKCKKWALHILTRLFERYGSPGNVTKEYSEFADFFLKTYAVGIQQVLLKVIHQHRQKQYVTPHILQEALNYLNQGVSHSLTWKQMKPHMQTMSQDVIFPLMCYKDEDEKMWQEDPYEYIRMKFNVYDDHALPTTAAQSLLCKAARKRKEVLPKMMDFCHQILMDPNSDPRRKDGALHVIGSLADLLLKKQGYKEQMELMLQNYVFPLLNSSLGYLRARSCWVLHSFSSLQFHNELVLRNAVELVRQDLINDKEMPVKVEAAIALQTLISNQEQAKVYIRPYIRPVMQELLHVVKETENDDLTNVIQKMICEYSEEVAVIAIETTQNLAEIFTKVLQSEEYEDSEDKTVMALGILSTIDTILTVMEDHKEITQQLEGICLQVIGLVLQKPIIEFYEEILSLAFGLTCQTISPQMWQLLGVLYDVFQHDCLDYFTDMMPLLHNYVTVDTDMLLSNPKHLEVIYTMCKKVLTSDAGEDAECHAAKLLEVIILQCRGRGIDQCVPLFVEAVLERLTRAVKSSELRTMCLQVAIAALYYSPALLLHTLESIRFPHSPEPITAQFVNQWMNDTEFFLGLHDRKMCIIGLSVLMELPSRPAAVEGVAAQIVPSVLLLFLGLKQVYASRVTNKPDTLTRRPVSKEEEDEEIPSEEDEVKENRHAMQETPSTPSGQGDEDEDDDDDDDDDYWDEEGLEGTPLEEYSTPLDYDNGEDEYQFFTAALLRVQSSDAGWYQSLTAPLSEEQKKQLQEIYSLAQQRRSTGVKGQ